The Citrifermentans bemidjiense Bem genome window below encodes:
- a CDS encoding methyl-accepting chemotaxis protein has translation MNIFLDVYLRLKIKTRILFLSACYSFCIIAAVIVGRSFSASIAIISTTVFVILGIIFSALLYWTVNDALARIQGYLAKMTEGDLTQKIAPKRNNEISTIIRSIGSLQDTLREIVSQISHTSEDLTKASRQVHSSATQIAAGTEDVASQTNAVAVASEEMAATSGDIAQNCMRAATNSSQATDTAQSGANVVHQTLEGMEVIAARVKDAAGTVEGLGARSDQIGEIVGTIEDIADQTNLLALNAAIEAARAGEQGRGFAVVADEVRALAERTTRATREIGEMIKAIQTETRHAVTAMESSVTEVEKGTGYSRKSGEALEEITGKISEVTMQINQIVTAAEQQTATSGEISRNVQQVTEVIQRNAHETAGAVTAAATLSSQADQLERLVRQFHL, from the coding sequence ATGAATATTTTCTTAGATGTTTATCTGCGACTGAAAATCAAGACACGGATACTCTTTCTCTCCGCCTGCTACAGTTTCTGCATCATTGCAGCAGTCATAGTGGGGAGATCCTTCTCCGCTTCAATCGCCATCATCTCGACCACAGTTTTCGTGATACTCGGCATCATCTTCAGCGCGCTCCTTTACTGGACGGTCAACGACGCACTAGCCCGGATCCAGGGATATTTGGCCAAGATGACCGAGGGAGATCTGACCCAGAAAATCGCCCCGAAACGCAACAACGAAATCAGCACCATCATCCGCTCCATAGGTTCGCTGCAAGACACCTTGCGGGAAATAGTCTCCCAGATATCCCATACCTCCGAAGACCTCACCAAGGCTTCCCGGCAAGTACATTCCAGCGCCACGCAGATCGCTGCCGGAACCGAAGACGTCGCCTCCCAGACCAACGCCGTTGCCGTGGCGAGCGAGGAGATGGCTGCAACCTCGGGAGACATAGCGCAAAACTGCATGAGGGCCGCTACCAACTCCAGCCAGGCGACGGACACCGCGCAGTCCGGAGCCAACGTCGTGCATCAGACCCTCGAGGGGATGGAAGTGATAGCTGCCCGGGTAAAGGATGCCGCCGGAACCGTCGAAGGATTGGGGGCACGTTCGGATCAGATCGGAGAAATCGTAGGGACCATCGAGGACATCGCGGACCAGACCAACCTGCTGGCGCTCAATGCCGCCATCGAAGCTGCAAGGGCAGGGGAGCAGGGGCGCGGATTTGCGGTGGTGGCCGACGAAGTGCGCGCCCTTGCGGAGCGCACCACGCGCGCCACGCGCGAGATCGGAGAGATGATCAAGGCGATCCAGACCGAGACCAGACACGCCGTAACGGCGATGGAAAGCAGCGTCACCGAGGTGGAGAAAGGGACGGGGTACTCGAGGAAATCCGGGGAGGCCCTCGAGGAGATCACCGGAAAGATCTCCGAGGTCACCATGCAGATCAACCAGATCGTGACGGCTGCGGAGCAGCAGACAGCCACCAGCGGGGAGATCTCTCGCAACGTCCAGCAGGTGACCGAGGTCATCCAGCGCAACGCCCATGAAACCGCCGGCGCCGTCACCGCTGCGGCAACGCTTTCCTCTCAGGCCGATCAACTGGAGCGCCTGGTGCGACAGTTCCACCTCTAA
- a CDS encoding Lrp/AsnC family transcriptional regulator codes for MIDDIDIHILEILQEKARIPNAEVARQVGMAPSAVLERIRKLEERGIVEGYEVRLNPVCFHQGLAAFVFIEAEGNSSETAEALAGMTSVQEVHQVVGPDGFLVKLRTADNATLARILRHQIQPLKGVKSTRTQIVLETVKETRRVDLVHAERDL; via the coding sequence ATGATTGACGACATAGACATTCACATACTGGAAATCCTTCAGGAGAAAGCTCGGATCCCGAACGCCGAGGTTGCCCGGCAAGTCGGTATGGCTCCTTCTGCCGTCTTAGAGCGGATCCGGAAGCTGGAGGAACGCGGCATCGTAGAGGGGTACGAAGTAAGGCTGAACCCCGTTTGTTTTCACCAGGGGTTAGCCGCCTTCGTTTTCATAGAAGCGGAAGGGAATTCCAGCGAGACGGCCGAGGCGCTAGCCGGCATGACTTCCGTCCAGGAGGTGCACCAGGTGGTCGGTCCGGACGGTTTCCTGGTGAAGCTGAGAACCGCCGACAACGCGACCCTTGCCCGGATTTTGCGCCACCAGATCCAGCCGCTCAAGGGGGTCAAGTCGACCCGCACCCAGATCGTCCTGGAGACCGTAAAGGAAACCAGAAGGGTCGATCTGGTGCATGCCGAGCGAGACCTTTAA